In Desulfovibrio inopinatus DSM 10711, the following are encoded in one genomic region:
- a CDS encoding FKBP-type peptidyl-prolyl cis-trans isomerase yields MPKAQAGSQVEVHYTGSLNDGTVFDSSKDRDPLSFTVGTGAVIPGFEKAIVGMDEGETKTVTFSPEEGYGDHMEHLVIEVNKTELPPEIAVGSVLQAEIQGQQMFFNVMQIEEEKVTLDGNHPLAGKDLTFEITLVKSA; encoded by the coding sequence ATGCCCAAGGCGCAAGCAGGATCGCAGGTTGAGGTCCATTACACTGGCTCACTCAATGACGGAACGGTCTTTGACAGCTCCAAAGATAGAGATCCGCTGTCTTTTACCGTCGGCACCGGAGCCGTTATCCCCGGATTTGAAAAAGCCATTGTGGGTATGGATGAAGGCGAAACCAAAACGGTTACGTTTTCCCCGGAAGAAGGATACGGGGATCATATGGAACACCTCGTCATCGAAGTGAACAAAACGGAACTGCCCCCGGAAATTGCCGTTGGCTCCGTACTGCAAGCAGAGATTCAGGGCCAGCAGATGTTCTTCAATGTCATGCAAATTGAAGAGGAAAAAGTCACCCTTGATGGCAATCATCCTCTGGCTGGTAAAGATCTCACCTTTGAAATAACACTGGTGAAATCGGCCTAA
- a CDS encoding AMIN domain-containing protein, translated as MALSRSDKFLILGAVVLAFSVVVGLALWKKPHLFFGEKQVIDSRLAAEKSSPPSVPAAPGKTASPAPAAQQTPIASSSTPVTSPMPTPQMSALPEEPAKKEKPKPLPGEGQKTLDRMFAELEREAQTTPSTQSSEPTPQATGAPPDVILPAYTPTPAPVRPTTPKVSPASPPAKTTPKKQEPKPEVKPTPKTVSKPAPKAQSSARSGQGQIVSISQHDGQAEYTLTIKTNARVPRVETLFLTGPPRFVVDLPGRWTYRGRSTLSGKSALVKTIRVGKHKDKVRVVIDLRPGAVNRLRGRPEVKTTATGAFVVIPK; from the coding sequence ATGGCCTTGTCCAGAAGCGATAAATTTCTCATCCTTGGCGCTGTCGTTTTGGCTTTTTCCGTTGTTGTCGGCTTGGCATTATGGAAAAAGCCCCATCTGTTCTTTGGAGAAAAGCAAGTCATTGATTCGCGGTTGGCCGCTGAAAAGTCTTCACCGCCATCGGTGCCAGCAGCACCTGGAAAAACGGCTTCTCCTGCACCAGCCGCACAGCAGACTCCCATTGCGTCCAGCTCAACACCGGTAACGTCGCCAATGCCAACACCACAAATGTCTGCTTTGCCGGAAGAGCCAGCCAAGAAGGAAAAACCGAAACCCCTTCCTGGAGAAGGCCAAAAGACGCTTGATCGTATGTTTGCCGAACTTGAACGTGAAGCCCAAACGACACCTTCAACCCAATCCAGCGAACCCACACCACAAGCAACAGGAGCGCCACCAGACGTTATCTTGCCAGCATATACGCCAACACCGGCTCCTGTCAGGCCAACAACTCCGAAAGTGTCTCCGGCATCACCGCCTGCGAAAACCACTCCGAAGAAACAGGAACCGAAGCCCGAGGTAAAGCCCACTCCCAAAACAGTGAGCAAACCGGCTCCGAAAGCTCAATCGTCGGCGCGTAGTGGGCAAGGACAGATTGTTTCCATTAGCCAACACGACGGACAAGCCGAATATACGCTGACAATTAAAACCAATGCCCGCGTTCCCCGTGTCGAAACGCTATTCCTGACTGGCCCTCCTCGCTTCGTTGTCGATCTGCCAGGCCGATGGACGTATCGTGGGCGTAGTACACTTTCGGGGAAATCCGCATTGGTGAAGACAATTCGTGTAGGGAAACACAAAGACAAGGTCCGGGTGGTCATTGACCTCAGACCCGGAGCAGTAAATCGTCTACGTGGTCGTCCCGAAGTCAAGACAACCGCCACGGGAGCTTTTGTTGTCATTCCAAAGTAG
- a CDS encoding SGNH/GDSL hydrolase family protein, whose amino-acid sequence MKRLVSVLWRAMKWMVILAISIELFSFTAVVLSNYIIYGAPRQGTRAVYDGYTLFLMHNGVWPTTDISATGDSTLDKVVWFFGGSTMRASTTSPKHSIASDVARELNAHGRPYHFNCFNFGVNSFNSLLEVQYLQKQFIEHPVKPNVVVFYDGANDVNYFQLYHDPYAHENFARVKGLVESYHDNWFGLFKQINAAFYASYTKELLDKFLFAIEPLEPDSPEVRRFIDLAVKRYDHAATLCAAYNAKFLVFLQPLYFAETCSGIPSQLKESEKSTIMELPAMRHNVQVMYSALAKALADRPYFHDIRNALCDRAEMAYTHDGVHNTDSARELIGQTMLPTIRRDLGLPAIPDGSEAPASPNRSPQGWTP is encoded by the coding sequence GTGAAACGATTGGTCAGTGTGCTGTGGCGAGCGATGAAATGGATGGTTATCCTCGCCATATCCATCGAGTTATTTTCTTTTACCGCAGTAGTATTGTCGAATTATATTATTTACGGCGCTCCCCGTCAGGGCACTCGTGCCGTTTACGACGGCTATACGCTGTTTCTCATGCATAACGGCGTTTGGCCAACAACAGACATTTCCGCAACGGGAGACAGCACGTTAGATAAAGTCGTATGGTTCTTCGGTGGTTCCACAATGCGTGCAAGCACAACATCTCCCAAACACTCTATCGCGAGTGATGTCGCTCGGGAGCTCAATGCTCATGGGCGACCGTATCATTTCAATTGCTTCAATTTCGGGGTCAATTCTTTTAACTCTCTTCTTGAGGTCCAATACCTCCAAAAACAATTTATTGAACATCCGGTCAAACCCAACGTTGTCGTTTTTTATGACGGAGCAAACGACGTTAACTATTTTCAACTTTACCACGACCCCTATGCTCATGAAAACTTTGCTCGGGTCAAGGGACTTGTTGAAAGTTATCATGACAATTGGTTCGGTTTGTTCAAACAAATCAATGCTGCTTTCTATGCTTCGTACACCAAGGAATTACTTGATAAATTTCTGTTTGCCATAGAACCGCTTGAACCTGATTCTCCAGAAGTACGCCGTTTCATCGACCTGGCTGTGAAACGATATGACCATGCTGCAACATTGTGTGCAGCCTACAACGCGAAATTTCTCGTTTTTCTCCAGCCGCTCTATTTTGCGGAAACCTGTTCCGGCATTCCTTCACAACTGAAAGAATCCGAGAAATCCACGATAATGGAGCTCCCGGCCATGCGTCATAACGTGCAAGTCATGTATAGTGCTTTGGCCAAGGCATTGGCCGACAGACCATATTTTCATGACATCAGAAACGCACTTTGTGACCGCGCCGAGATGGCATATACTCACGACGGAGTACACAATACAGATAGTGCCCGAGAACTCATCGGGCAAACCATGCTCCCCACAATCCGGCGCGACCTTGGCCTCCCCGCCATCCCCGATGGCTCCGAGGCTCCGGCCAGCCCCAACCGATCACCCCAGGGATGGACGCCATGA
- the purM gene encoding phosphoribosylformylglycinamidine cyclo-ligase, with the protein MSAHDNRADRTKAYKEAGVDIDAGESLVKRIRPLAQKTFTQGVITDIGGFGGLFKLNPTEYTNPVLVSATDGVGTKLKLTIALDGYSTIGIDLVAMSVNDILVQGAKPLFFLDYFATGKLDVDKAAQVIEGIAEGCTQSECALLGGETAEMPDCYPPGEFDIAGFCVGIVDSDRIIDGSGISAGDAIIGIKSSGPHSNGYTLIRKLLAKSGLSANDPLPGDTKTVGEALLAPTRIYVKPMLDLLRDVEIKGMAHITGGGFYDNIPRILPKNISAKLDMNTWEVDPVFHWLRETGEMNWEEMLQIFNCGIGYILVVSKEHTNDILHRLNDLEEKAFLIGYTDLRKDDTDSVHITLPA; encoded by the coding sequence ATGTCAGCACACGATAATCGCGCCGACCGCACCAAAGCATACAAAGAAGCGGGCGTCGATATCGACGCCGGAGAATCGCTGGTCAAGCGCATTCGCCCCCTGGCCCAGAAAACATTTACCCAGGGCGTTATTACCGATATTGGCGGCTTCGGCGGCCTGTTCAAACTCAATCCTACCGAATACACGAATCCAGTTCTCGTATCGGCCACAGACGGTGTGGGCACGAAACTGAAATTGACGATTGCTCTTGATGGCTACTCAACCATCGGTATCGACCTTGTGGCTATGAGTGTCAATGACATTTTAGTCCAAGGTGCCAAGCCGCTTTTCTTTCTCGACTACTTTGCCACCGGTAAGCTCGATGTAGACAAAGCCGCACAAGTTATCGAAGGTATCGCCGAAGGTTGCACGCAATCCGAATGTGCCCTCCTCGGTGGAGAAACCGCAGAAATGCCCGATTGTTACCCTCCTGGGGAATTCGATATTGCCGGATTTTGTGTCGGTATTGTCGATAGCGATCGCATCATTGATGGCTCCGGCATCAGCGCCGGAGATGCCATAATCGGCATTAAATCCTCGGGTCCACATTCCAATGGCTACACCCTTATCCGTAAGTTGCTGGCCAAATCCGGCCTTTCCGCAAACGATCCACTCCCTGGAGACACAAAAACCGTTGGCGAAGCCCTTCTTGCGCCCACGCGTATCTATGTCAAACCGATGCTCGATCTGTTGCGCGACGTTGAGATCAAAGGCATGGCGCACATCACGGGCGGTGGATTTTATGACAATATTCCACGCATACTTCCCAAAAACATTTCCGCCAAACTCGATATGAATACGTGGGAAGTTGACCCCGTATTTCACTGGTTACGTGAGACTGGCGAAATGAATTGGGAAGAGATGCTGCAGATTTTTAATTGCGGTATCGGCTACATTCTGGTGGTCAGTAAAGAGCATACAAACGATATTTTACATCGTCTGAATGACTTAGAAGAAAAGGCCTTTCTCATCGGATACACCGATCTCCGCAAAGACGACACCGATTCCGTCCATATTACTTTGCCAGCCTAA
- a CDS encoding sensor domain-containing diguanylate cyclase — translation MSEHPSENTSADAPISCLTQGSLTPSLFGESNDITLNLLENIRDGFFFLSNDTTLLYFNNSAECLLSRQRHDVLGHKLAEAFPEIRDTELESRYLNALRDKTFSNFEIYFGTPPYENWYDIRIHPFTQGIAVFFLVTTAQKIAAQESREKSEQLSLILDALPVAPFSMRADGSWEMMLIGPTIEEMTGFPPSTFTKNPRFWITRIHPQDERLLRRSLRELPAVGAVELAFRWRVADDSYKWFAQTLRKMESTTEDHLVGLFYDISDRKKAEAELRYQNILLSAQQETSPDAIIVTNRNMRITSWNSRFATLWNIPNDLMQTQDGHAIIEYISQVFRDPAAVISNIHYLNNHLSEEEVNTELVLRDDRIIERHSRGLFDKHDEYLGRVWFFRDITEKKLAEQRLQELATTDELTGIANRRHFMRQARHEVERARRYNLPLSLIMLDIDHFKMINDAYGHEAGDRALRAFADIIRKSLREIDIFGRLGGEEFAVALPITTQDGAAIAAERLRRAVSTLRITAHPEPFSFTVSLGVAQLDNSDLDNLLKRADAALYKAKSNGRNQISLA, via the coding sequence ATGTCCGAACACCCCTCCGAGAACACCAGTGCTGATGCGCCAATCTCCTGCCTTACACAAGGCAGCTTGACTCCTTCTCTGTTCGGTGAGAGCAATGATATTACACTCAATCTGTTGGAAAACATCCGTGACGGATTTTTTTTCTTATCTAATGATACCACATTGTTATATTTCAACAATTCGGCAGAGTGCCTTCTTTCCAGGCAACGTCACGACGTTTTGGGACACAAGCTGGCAGAAGCATTTCCTGAAATTCGGGACACCGAACTGGAATCACGCTACCTCAACGCCCTCCGCGATAAAACGTTTTCAAATTTTGAAATCTACTTTGGCACACCACCGTATGAAAATTGGTACGACATCCGTATCCATCCATTTACCCAAGGAATCGCCGTTTTTTTTCTGGTCACGACCGCTCAAAAAATAGCTGCTCAAGAAAGCCGAGAAAAATCCGAACAACTGTCTCTTATTCTCGACGCGCTTCCTGTGGCTCCCTTTTCCATGCGTGCAGATGGTTCATGGGAGATGATGCTTATCGGACCCACAATAGAAGAAATGACTGGATTTCCGCCATCAACATTTACGAAGAATCCACGCTTCTGGATTACACGTATTCACCCACAGGACGAACGCCTCCTCCGCCGGTCTTTACGAGAACTTCCTGCAGTCGGCGCTGTCGAACTCGCCTTCCGCTGGCGCGTCGCTGACGACTCCTACAAATGGTTTGCACAAACGTTGCGTAAAATGGAGAGTACGACAGAAGATCATCTTGTCGGACTCTTTTATGATATTTCCGACAGAAAAAAGGCGGAGGCCGAACTCCGATACCAAAACATCCTTTTGTCAGCACAGCAAGAAACATCTCCCGATGCCATTATCGTCACGAATCGGAACATGCGTATCACATCATGGAACAGCCGCTTCGCCACACTCTGGAACATTCCGAACGATCTTATGCAGACGCAAGACGGACATGCTATTATCGAGTATATCAGCCAGGTCTTTCGTGATCCTGCAGCTGTAATCAGCAACATCCACTATTTAAACAATCATCTTAGCGAAGAAGAAGTCAACACCGAACTCGTATTACGAGATGACCGGATCATTGAGCGCCATTCCCGCGGACTTTTTGACAAACACGACGAATATTTAGGAAGAGTTTGGTTTTTTCGAGACATTACCGAGAAAAAACTAGCCGAGCAACGACTCCAGGAACTTGCAACGACTGACGAACTGACAGGCATCGCCAACCGACGGCATTTCATGCGACAAGCTCGACATGAAGTAGAGCGGGCTCGACGCTACAATTTGCCACTCAGCCTCATTATGCTCGACATTGATCATTTCAAAATGATTAACGACGCATATGGACATGAGGCAGGTGACAGAGCCTTACGTGCTTTTGCCGACATTATACGGAAATCACTTCGAGAAATTGATATCTTTGGCAGATTAGGAGGAGAAGAATTTGCGGTCGCGCTCCCCATTACAACACAAGATGGAGCAGCCATCGCTGCTGAGCGCCTTCGTCGAGCTGTCAGCACCCTGCGCATTACGGCGCACCCCGAACCGTTTTCTTTCACTGTCAGTCTTGGCGTTGCTCAACTGGACAATAGCGACCTCGATAATCTCCTCAAACGAGCCGATGCCGCACTATACAAAGCCAAAAGTAATGGCAGGAACCAAATCAGCCTGGCCTGA
- the amrS gene encoding AmmeMemoRadiSam system radical SAM enzyme produces the protein MHPARLWKKRDNLQVQCRLCAHFCRIDPGGRGKCGVRQNVDGELYTLVYDRAAAVNVDPVEKKPLYHFLPGTLTFSLGTMGCNLSCSFCQNYSLSQTPKAGGAVSGHHVTPQVLVDAALRNNCQSISYTYSEPTIFYELMYDTAVLAKEQGLKNIIVSNGFQSPECLQSLGPYIDAANIDLKAFTPQFYEELCGAKLEPVKKNLKTIRELGWWLEVTTLLIPGKNDDEDEVREMAKFISNELGVETPWHLSRFHPDYNMRDREFTPQTSLVHAWEAGKEAGLHFVYVGNVPGNEHAHTLCPNCQARVIDRSGFQVNGTDLTEGKCTACGAPIAGVFS, from the coding sequence ATGCACCCTGCCCGGTTATGGAAGAAGCGAGATAATTTGCAGGTGCAGTGTCGGTTGTGCGCCCATTTTTGTCGTATTGATCCGGGGGGCCGCGGAAAGTGCGGTGTCCGACAAAATGTGGATGGAGAACTCTATACGCTCGTGTATGATCGAGCTGCCGCCGTCAATGTAGATCCGGTAGAGAAAAAGCCGCTGTACCACTTCTTGCCGGGAACATTGACCTTCTCGCTTGGGACGATGGGATGCAATTTATCCTGTTCATTTTGTCAGAATTACAGTTTGTCGCAAACGCCGAAGGCGGGCGGGGCAGTGAGTGGACACCACGTTACTCCGCAAGTTCTTGTTGATGCGGCTCTTCGGAATAATTGCCAGAGTATCTCTTATACCTATTCCGAGCCGACTATTTTTTATGAGCTCATGTATGATACGGCGGTGTTGGCCAAAGAGCAGGGTCTTAAAAATATTATAGTTTCCAATGGGTTTCAAAGTCCAGAATGTTTGCAATCCCTTGGTCCGTATATTGATGCCGCCAACATTGATCTCAAGGCGTTTACACCACAATTTTATGAAGAATTGTGTGGCGCGAAACTTGAGCCGGTCAAAAAGAATCTGAAGACAATCCGGGAATTGGGATGGTGGCTGGAAGTGACGACATTGCTGATTCCGGGAAAGAACGATGATGAAGACGAAGTCCGTGAAATGGCAAAATTTATCAGCAATGAGCTTGGGGTGGAGACTCCGTGGCATTTGTCACGGTTTCATCCGGATTACAACATGCGCGACAGGGAATTCACACCACAAACTTCGCTTGTTCATGCCTGGGAGGCTGGAAAAGAAGCGGGATTGCATTTTGTGTATGTTGGGAATGTGCCGGGGAATGAGCACGCGCATACCCTGTGTCCGAACTGTCAGGCCCGAGTGATAGACCGGTCTGGTTTCCAGGTGAATGGTACGGATCTTACCGAAGGGAAGTGCACAGCGTGTGGAGCACCTATTGCCGGAGTTTTTTCTTAG
- a CDS encoding acyl-CoA thioesterase has translation MQARPISYSRIVSPQRMMPQDANPAGNVHGGVILRYIDMTASIVAIRHAGKVVVTASIDRMDFLTPSYVGEMCTFMASCNYVGRTSMEIGVRVQSENLISGETRHAGSAYLTFVALDEMKRPTAVPQLILENDQDRRRFAEAQMRREMRLAERKREREGQASMA, from the coding sequence ATGCAAGCGCGTCCTATAAGCTACAGCCGAATTGTGAGCCCGCAACGCATGATGCCCCAGGATGCCAATCCAGCCGGCAATGTCCATGGGGGGGTCATTCTCCGATATATCGATATGACGGCCAGCATCGTTGCCATACGGCATGCGGGGAAAGTCGTGGTCACGGCATCTATTGACCGCATGGATTTTTTAACGCCATCGTATGTCGGGGAAATGTGTACCTTCATGGCCAGTTGCAATTATGTTGGCAGAACAAGCATGGAAATCGGTGTCCGTGTCCAGTCTGAAAACCTGATCAGCGGAGAAACCCGTCATGCCGGGTCTGCCTATTTGACGTTCGTCGCTTTGGATGAGATGAAACGTCCGACAGCGGTTCCACAACTCATTCTTGAAAATGATCAGGACCGCCGCCGTTTTGCCGAAGCGCAAATGCGTCGAGAAATGCGTCTTGCCGAACGCAAACGTGAACGCGAAGGCCAAGCCAGCATGGCGTAG
- a CDS encoding methyl-accepting chemotaxis protein translates to MNISTRLILSVTGFVLLTVAASASAFFMVLDQRDNALVINLAGRQRMLSQMTGMKTLVYAHTASDDVKQQVQSLLAVFENTQQALKQGKAAPLTLNPNGKTAVLPAAPPDIVPVLDTANTVYADFKTVVESILDGNTNGEKNALKLDQNAQKTVRALNDVALAFQTQAEAKADFLLIFLATLVTVAFILGAIVVVNIRKVVVKPLIQITDYAKRISSGGLDSEPPSGFTAELATLTASMTGMVQELKNTFEQVDEKSRAADQSALDAQQALKEARLHEEEARRLNESLNDVANQANEFVLQVINASHELASRLDSIESGASLQRERMTETATAMDQMSSSVLDVAHNAGNAASSADKARQLAAGGAEGVSSAVKSIVRIQQQILSLKKSMANLGEHAESIGRIMTVISDIADQTNLLALNAAIEAARAGEAGRGFAVVADEVRKLAEKTMNATREVGQTVAAIQDQTQSNISATDALAKGVVDSTRTATASGKQMTSIVDIVGDTAAQVASIAAASEEQSASAEQITRSVDEVSRIATETSDGMSEAHAAVDQVVNIAESLGDLMSQMTKTALPA, encoded by the coding sequence ATGAACATCAGCACCCGCCTCATTTTATCAGTCACAGGTTTTGTCCTTCTCACCGTCGCCGCTTCGGCCAGCGCCTTTTTCATGGTACTCGACCAACGCGACAACGCACTCGTCATTAACCTTGCCGGTCGTCAACGCATGTTGAGTCAGATGACTGGAATGAAAACTCTTGTGTATGCTCACACGGCATCAGATGATGTCAAACAACAGGTACAGTCGCTTTTAGCCGTTTTTGAAAACACCCAACAAGCACTCAAGCAGGGGAAAGCAGCCCCTTTGACCCTCAATCCAAATGGGAAGACAGCAGTTCTTCCCGCTGCTCCTCCTGATATCGTTCCCGTCCTAGACACAGCCAATACAGTCTATGCAGACTTCAAGACAGTTGTTGAATCCATTCTTGATGGAAACACCAATGGCGAAAAAAATGCTTTGAAGCTTGACCAAAACGCTCAAAAAACCGTTCGTGCGCTCAATGACGTTGCATTGGCATTCCAAACACAAGCTGAGGCAAAGGCTGATTTTTTGCTCATTTTTTTAGCCACGCTTGTCACGGTTGCCTTTATTTTGGGCGCAATCGTTGTCGTAAATATACGCAAAGTTGTTGTTAAACCATTAATCCAGATCACTGACTACGCGAAACGCATCTCGTCGGGGGGGCTCGACTCGGAACCGCCTTCGGGATTTACCGCTGAATTAGCAACACTGACGGCATCGATGACAGGCATGGTCCAAGAACTTAAAAACACCTTCGAACAAGTCGATGAAAAAAGTCGCGCCGCCGATCAAAGTGCCCTCGACGCACAACAGGCTCTCAAAGAAGCGCGTCTCCATGAAGAAGAAGCCAGACGGCTCAACGAGTCGTTAAACGATGTCGCCAACCAGGCGAACGAATTCGTCCTTCAAGTTATCAATGCAAGTCACGAACTGGCTTCACGCCTTGATTCAATTGAATCAGGAGCGAGTCTGCAACGCGAACGCATGACAGAAACGGCAACGGCCATGGACCAAATGAGTTCCTCGGTTCTCGATGTCGCCCATAATGCCGGAAATGCCGCTTCTTCCGCGGACAAAGCCAGACAACTTGCTGCCGGTGGTGCAGAAGGAGTTTCCTCAGCGGTCAAATCCATCGTCAGAATTCAACAACAAATTCTCTCGCTGAAGAAAAGCATGGCCAACCTGGGTGAACATGCGGAAAGTATCGGACGCATCATGACGGTTATTTCCGATATTGCCGACCAGACCAACCTGCTTGCACTGAATGCAGCTATTGAAGCGGCACGTGCCGGGGAAGCCGGTCGAGGATTTGCCGTCGTCGCAGACGAAGTCAGAAAATTGGCAGAAAAAACCATGAATGCAACCAGAGAAGTCGGTCAAACCGTAGCTGCCATCCAGGACCAAACACAGTCCAATATCAGTGCCACGGATGCCTTAGCCAAAGGAGTGGTCGACAGCACACGCACAGCGACCGCCTCAGGCAAACAAATGACGTCCATTGTCGATATCGTTGGTGATACGGCAGCGCAAGTCGCGTCCATTGCCGCAGCCTCAGAAGAGCAATCCGCCTCTGCTGAACAAATTACGCGTTCTGTCGATGAGGTCAGCCGCATTGCCACGGAAACATCTGATGGCATGTCCGAAGCCCACGCTGCCGTCGATCAGGTCGTAAATATTGCTGAAAGTTTGGGCGACCTTATGTCCCAAATGACCAAGACCGCCCTGCCAGCATAA
- a CDS encoding DUF1134 domain-containing protein, with the protein MMRFFSSTILIIGLLVLFSTTSMAQTRANPQQHVPELSNTIDSIPPSQGGNFAPATTTQNNEYYGEPTSETSQKQSFAPSTSSTPINQAPEQATPSPASESALPAEQIAPTLTPENSTDRSYSKEEINREVMGFFENGSKGLAKLVARAFQDFGQPVGYIKGNEAAGAAILGFRYGEGELHLKSNTPQYVYWQSPSVGFDLGVNASKTFTLIYGMENPDEIYQRFPGIDGSAYIVGGFGMNYQRYGNITLVPIRFGAGLRLGANVGYQHFTKERTINPF; encoded by the coding sequence ATGATGCGCTTTTTCTCCTCCACAATACTGATTATCGGACTTCTCGTCCTTTTTTCCACAACCAGCATGGCTCAAACAAGAGCCAATCCGCAACAACACGTACCGGAACTCTCGAACACAATAGATTCCATTCCCCCCTCACAAGGGGGAAATTTTGCTCCTGCAACAACGACGCAAAATAATGAATATTATGGTGAGCCGACGTCGGAAACATCGCAGAAGCAATCGTTTGCACCGTCAACATCCTCCACTCCAATAAATCAAGCACCTGAACAGGCAACGCCAAGTCCTGCTTCCGAAAGTGCTTTGCCCGCTGAACAGATCGCGCCGACTCTGACCCCGGAAAACAGTACAGACCGCTCGTACTCCAAAGAGGAGATCAATCGAGAAGTCATGGGATTCTTTGAAAACGGCTCCAAAGGATTGGCGAAACTTGTGGCCCGTGCCTTTCAAGATTTTGGTCAACCAGTAGGATATATCAAAGGCAACGAAGCAGCAGGCGCAGCGATTCTTGGTTTTCGCTATGGAGAGGGAGAACTCCACCTCAAAAGCAACACCCCCCAATATGTGTACTGGCAAAGTCCATCAGTCGGCTTTGATCTTGGCGTCAACGCATCCAAAACCTTTACTTTGATATACGGCATGGAGAACCCCGACGAAATTTATCAACGATTCCCTGGCATTGATGGCAGCGCCTACATTGTGGGAGGGTTTGGCATGAACTACCAACGATATGGAAATATCACCCTTGTTCCCATCCGTTTCGGAGCTGGACTGCGTCTGGGTGCGAACGTCGGTTATCAGCACTTTACAAAAGAGCGCACGATAAATCCCTTCTGA
- a CDS encoding FlgO family outer membrane protein: MTPLSSPRNHAILLLACFAVMVAACYPKPKAPTPDLIDAGYYIVDQLLAQTKIPLRPDDVILVTTFADVSNLQASSTMGRMLAEFTASGFTRKGFLVKEIRLSPYNVYTVKREGEFVLSREIGKLGRQYKADFIVAGVYGHTGNRTYVNAKLIAPATGDIYSTVDVVLPIDS, encoded by the coding sequence ATGACCCCGCTGTCTTCCCCTCGAAATCATGCAATTCTGCTTCTGGCATGCTTCGCCGTCATGGTAGCGGCCTGCTATCCAAAACCCAAAGCACCTACTCCCGACCTCATTGATGCAGGGTATTATATTGTCGACCAGTTATTGGCTCAAACCAAGATTCCCTTAAGACCGGATGATGTTATCCTGGTCACAACGTTTGCCGACGTCTCCAACCTCCAGGCTTCATCGACCATGGGTCGAATGCTGGCCGAATTCACGGCATCGGGATTTACGCGAAAAGGATTTCTCGTCAAAGAAATACGTCTCTCGCCTTATAATGTATATACAGTCAAGCGTGAGGGAGAATTCGTTTTATCAAGAGAAATTGGAAAGTTAGGCCGGCAATACAAAGCAGATTTCATTGTAGCTGGAGTCTACGGACATACAGGAAACCGGACATACGTCAACGCAAAACTGATCGCTCCTGCGACTGGGGATATTTACTCCACGGTTGATGTTGTGCTTCCGATCGATAGCTGA